From a single Raphanus sativus cultivar WK10039 chromosome 3, ASM80110v3, whole genome shotgun sequence genomic region:
- the LOC130509622 gene encoding transcription factor PIF4-like — translation MEHQDWNFEENYNLSNNRRYIRPQDDLVELLWRDGQVVQQSQTHRDQTQKQDYQQETLRPNTFLEDQETVSWIQYPLDEDPFESEDLTSPFFSTIDLLQRPASETAKHDASPKPPDQVMPPPKFRLTDSSSEVRELGKEQYSVVTVGPSHCGSNQSQTVLDGSLRAVDGRPYPNASSSSGGSSGCSFGKNNKDMACVRRFTAERKRKHIMDTDESVSQSDAIGNNKSSLRTGSTRRSRAAEVHNLSERRRRDRINERMKALQELIPHCTKTDKASILEEAIDYLKSLQLQVQVMWMGSGMAAAAAAPIMFPGVQPPPPFIRQVQSPVLLPRFPVMNRYPIQNNPGLVCQNPVQNQVLCNRFDRYVGLFPQCRLLPLSRWRC, via the exons ATGGAACACCAAGATTGGAATTTTGAGGAGAACTACAATCTGTCCAATAATAGAAGATATATAAG GCCACAAGATGACCTGGTAGAGTTGTTATGGCGAGATGGGCAAGTGGTTCAGCAGAGCCAAACTCATAGAGATCAAACTCAGAAACAGGACTATCAACAAGAAACCCTAAGACCCAACACCTTTCTTGAGGATCAAGAAACCGTCTCTTGGATACAATACCCTCTAGATGAAGATCCATTTGAATCCGAAGACTTAACCTCACCTTTCTTCTCAACTATAGATCTCCTCCAAAGACCGGCTTCAGAGACGGCTAAGCACGATGCCAGTCCTAAACCTCCTGATCAGGTCATGCCTCCTCCTAAGTTTAGGTTAACGGATTCATCATCAGAAGTCAGGGAACTAGGAAAAGAACAGTACTCGGTGGTGACCGTTGGACCAAGCCACTGCGGTAGCAACCAATCTCAAACCGTTCTCGATGGCTCACTGAGAGCAGTCGATGGGAGGCCCTACCCGAACGCAAGTTCGTCATCAGGTGGCTCCTCTGGTTGCAGCTTTGGCAAGAACAACAAAGATATGGCTTGTGTAAGAAGATTCACAGCAGAGCGTAAGAGAAAACATATAATGGACACTGATGAATCTGTGTCTCAGTCAGAT GCTATCGGTAATAACAAGTCGAGCCTACGAACAGGATCAACGCGAAGAAGCCGTGCAGCTGAAGTTCATAATCTCTCCGAAAGG AGGAGGAGAGATAGGATCAATGAGAGAATGAAGGCTTTGCAAGAACTAATACCTCACTGCACTAAA ACTGACAAAGCTTCAATTTTGGAAGAAGCCATAGATTATTTGAAGTCACTTCAGTTACAAGTTCAAGTTATGTGGATGGGGAGTGGAATGGCTGCTGCTGCAGCGGCTCCTATTATGTTCCCTGGGGTACAGCCTCCTCCACCGTTCATCCGTCAGGTGCAGAGCCCGGTACTGTTGCCTAGATTTCCTGTTATGAACCGGTATCCGATTCAAAACAATCCCGGTTTAGTTTGTCAGAACCCGGTACAAAACCAAGTGTTGTGTAATCGGTTTGATAGATACGTTGGCCTATTCCCACAGTGCAGGCTGCTGCCTCTCAG CCGATGGAGATGTTGA